One genomic segment of Coffea arabica cultivar ET-39 chromosome 6e, Coffea Arabica ET-39 HiFi, whole genome shotgun sequence includes these proteins:
- the LOC113696846 gene encoding raucaffricine-O-beta-D-glucosidase-like: MAANGNITSELSRADFGEDFIFGSASSAYQMEGAAEEGGRGPSIWDKFTEQRPDKVVDGSNGNVAIDQYHRYKEDVQMMKKIGLDAYRFSISWPRVLPGGRLSAGVNKEGIRYYNNLIDELLANGIKPFVTLFHWDVPQTLEDEYGGFLCRRIVDDFREFAELCFWEFGDRVKHWMTLNEPWTFAYSGYTTGGHAPGRGVSTAEHIKEGNTGHRCNHLFSGIPVDGNPGTEPYVVAHHLLLAHAEAVKVYRKYFKGQEGKIGITLVSQWWEPLNDTPQDKEAVERAVDFMFGWFMSPITYGDYPKRMRDIVKSRLPKFSEEESQNLKGSFDFLGLNYYTTIYASDASGTKSELLSYATDQQVKTQTVGPDGKTDIGPRAASKWLYIYPLGIYKLLQYVKTHYNSPLIFITENGVDEENDPGLTVSKARIDKTRIKYHHDHLAYVKQAVDVDKVNVKGYFIWSLLDNFEWSEGYTARFGIIHVNFKNKNARYPKESALWFMKFLAKRNAVNDPSPTETTKRALQNAGLADQENPKKKILKT, from the exons atggcagcaaatggcAATATCACAAGTGAGCTCAGCCGTGCTGATTTCGGAGAGGACTTCATTTTTGGAAGTGCATCGTCTGCTTACCAG ATGGAAGGTGCAGCCGAAGAAGGTGGCAGAGGCCCTAGTATATGGGATAAATTTACTGAACAAAGACCTGATAAAGTGGTCGATGGAAGTAATGGAAATGTGGCTATTGATCAATATCATCGTTACAAG GAAGATGTCCAAATGATGAAGAAAATTGGCTTAGATGCATACCGATTTTCAATCTCCTGGCCCAGAGTACTGCCTG GCGGAAGACTAAGTGCTGGTGTGAACAAAGAAGGAATCCGGTACTACAACAATCTTATCGATGAGCTCCTAGCTAATG GTATCAAGCCTTTCGTGACTCTTTTCCATTGGGATGTACCACAAACTCTGGAAGATGAATACGGCGGTTTCCTCTGCCGAAGGATAGT GGATGACTTTCGAGAATTTGCTGAGCTATGTTTTTGGGAATTCGGTGATCGTGTGAAACATTGGATGACATTGAATGAGCCGTGGACTTTTGCCTATAGTGGCTACACCACTGGTGGCCATGCACCCGGTAGGGGTGTATCCACAGCAGAACATATCAAAGAAGGCAATACTGGACACAGATGCAACCATCTATTTTCAGGCATTCCTGTGGATGGTAATCCTGGCACAGAGCCATACGTGGTAGCACACCATTTGCTACTTGCTCACGCTGAAGCTGTAAAAGTGTACCGCAAATACTTTAAG GGTCAAGAAGGGAAGATAGGAATAACCCTAGTGTCACAATGGTGGGAACCTCTTAATGATACTCCACAGGACAAGGAAGCGGTTGAGCGGGCGGTTGATTTTATGTTCGGATG GTTTATGTCACCAATAACCTATGGTGACTATCCAAAAAGGATGAGGGATATTGTGAAGTCACGCCTTCCAAAATTTTCAGAAGAAGAGAGCCAAAATTTGAAAGGGTCTTTTGATTTTCTTGGATTGAATTATTATACTACTATATATGCTAGTGATGCATCCGGGACCAAAAGTGAACTTTTAAGCTATGCCACTGATCAACAAGTTAAGACTCAAA CGGTAGGTCCTGATGGCAAAACAGACATTGGCCCAAGG GCTGCCTCTAAATGGCTATACATTTATCCTCTTGGGATTTACAAGCTCTTACAATACGTCAAAACACATTACAACAGTCCGCTTATTTTCATTACTGAAAATG GTGTTGATGAGGAAAATGATCCAGGTCTTACTGTATCAAAAGCTCGTATTGATAAGACAAGGATCAAATATCATCATGATCATCTGGCGTATGTAAAACAAGCTGTGGATGT GGATAAAGTTAATGTCAAAGGTTACTTTATATGGTCATTGCTCGACAACTTTGAATGGTCCGAGGGCTATACAGCTCGTTTCGGGATTATTCATGTAaacttcaaaaataaaaatgcaagataTCCAAAGGAGTCAGCTTTATGGTTCATGAAATTCCTCGCTAAGCGCAATGCTGTCAATGATCCATCTCCAACAGAGACAACCAAAAGGGCACTTCAAAATGCAGGATTAGCTGATCAAGAAAACCCTAAGAAGAAGATCCTCAAAACTTGA